CCTCCAATGTATCAATTTTTTCCTCCCAtgtatcaatttttttcattgaGTACAAAAAAATGGTGGTTGCCTCAttgatattaaaaaaagaaaatacattAGATTGACATGTTTCTCTGCCATTGTCATGCACTACTTGTGCACCTTGGAGTAACATTTAGGATGATGAGCTAGTCCTCCACTTAGGcataataaagaaaaatataaaagttCCTATAGTGCATGTGTCTAAAAAATCAAGAACCAACAATTAAATTTTGGTGGTGCACATTAATACCATATTAGTCACAAAATAAGTGATCAGAGAACAAAATCCGGACATAGCCTAGGAACCTATGTATCTAAGTTCAAGTTCTGATCGTAGGCTCATAACAATCCTGAGTTGGGTTAAAAAATATTGCGTCCCATTTGATTCCTTTGTCTAAAACAAAACTTCTAGCATTTATATTTCCTGATGACATTTTATTTTGCAAATTTTAGATAACAAAATGCTTATGATTACCTTTCTCAAGAGGTAGATCGAATTGACTTCTTCTCTGACTGTTTCTATAATTTAATAAAGCATGCTTTTCAtagcatactttttttttttttggtaagaatagCAGACATTTAGATTTGCAAGATATTTAGTGCACCAATGCTTATGCTCTCCCAGTATCATACTCATTTCAATGTAAAATACAACCAATGCTATGTTGAATCGTATGCATTTTGATCTCACATCATTCACAATGCATAAGCTGTTAATATCTCCATAACCTGTTATCTTGTGTACCGAATAAGACAAAATTATGCACTTGGTTGCAATTTTCTTTTCCCAATCTCTCTTCTTCCGTTCTCTCCTCTTATCATGCTAACCTAAGTCACAATTTTTGCCAACCCCCAACCTATTTCTGATCCCAGTAGCCAACATTATCCAACCTGGACCGCATTTCTTTTCCCATCACTATCTCTCACCCATCAATTAGGAATAATTCTgctagatgtaaaaattttacttcaaaaattttaaagtaataaaaattaaaaatatgtaattaCTAAGGAGTGAGTGAAACATTTAGCGACAGCTATCAGGGAGACTTACTCTATTTAATGTGAATTTCAGTTGAGGATAGCTTTGATAAAACTGTTCAAGATTGACAAGTTTGTGCTGTAATCTGATGAAGAAAGTGACGTCGACTCATGCGGAGTAGATTGTTTTGAAGGATGACTCTGCTACTGTCATTTTGTGGATCCTGAAGGAGATCAGATAGTTTGATGGTCATCCACTCCTACGGAATATCAGGATCTTCTTCCATCGAACTGCTGCTATGAGAATCCAACATATTTATTGAGAGATGAATACGACAATAAATTAGGTGGTTACTTTTGTTGCTAAGCATTTTAGAGTCCGACTATGAAGATAGGACGAGATTTATAAGTAGactttgtaaaattttttatatcttgATCCATTGAACTATTTCCGTATTAGATTAGTCTAACCATCCatttgtataaaaaaaataataataataatggtgcTAACTGCAATATTCCGTAGCTAGGCTTGCATGGGAGGTGAGAGTATTCCTTGTGCTGAATTCTAATTGCAACATTTGTCACGTCCAAAACCTGGGAGCAAATTCGGGGCTCAAGAAGGTATTTTCAGTTCAATCGTCAACTAAAGTATTGgggtaaaatttaaatttttattctcaatcatataataataattttatataaatctaaaattttaataaaaatttatatgaaaataaaatactaaaattctcACAAAATTCTCGACTTAGAGTccatataaaaaataaacttaaatgattctcaaataatttttttttttaatttttatatttgtggtTGGTAGAAACGTGCTTAAATTTATTGTAGGACTATCCACCaacatttttatttgaaaatataaagttaagttctatttttgttttttttttttcactaataTATTTTCTATTTCTGTATCAACGAAGCAAAGGTTAAATGAATCCGTATGGATTAAACATTTTCACAAACTGGATGCATAAAATATTGTATCaaagattagatcaagattttattgatgTTTGGCTATTTGTATCTAATGAGACCCACTAGGTTTTACTTTTGGAGGAAATAACTGTACTCCAGCTTGATGATATGTACTTTcacaggtttttttttttttttctttgttgcatTACTTTCACAGGTTCAAATGAGTGGAACCATCAGCCTTCTTTTTGTTTCTGGGCTTTTACCTtattatctgaattttttaagAACTTTTTGTTGcttaaaattatttctcttgaTCACCTATTGCCTAATTTCTTTAAACAAAATTGATGCTCCATCAAAATCCTTCAAGCAAAAAATAGTAAACATAAACTAATAGaatttgtataaaaaataaaaatataaggaTTTATTCAGTAAATTTattcattaaaaatataaaaaaattatatatttttcatatcagtcCTCTATGCATTGAGAAAGCAAAAGAGACAACAACGAAGCAACATCATTGGCAATTTCATGTGATCTAGCCAACAAAGACCGGATATTAGCCATGGGTAAATAACAAAATTGATGAACACTTCtacaattataataaaaatttaaaaaataattttggtcttgggataaataaaaaatgatttaAGAGTCAGACAACATGGCCTGTCAAAGTCAAACCAGCTTCACAAGTAGTAATTAATTAGATTTTTCTCTTCACATAAATAAGGCGCAACAGGAAGTGACACATACTCCCACTCTTTTCTGTCGAGAGGAAAGCAGAGGTCCAGAGAAGGAAGATTTCCACCGCCGATGCCCTTCAAAATTCCACAAACTGGTTCAAAAGAGGTACGTTAGCAAGTTCATTCTCAGAAAAGAGACAAGTATAGGGAATAATTTTTTGTGGTTGAGAAATATTAGGGAGAGGGCTTGAGCCCTAGACATTCTCTCTTCTTCTAATCATGAACATTTTCAAAGGAATCTTCAGCTTTGAGCTTGGCATTCCCAAGATATGAATCGATTCTGCACAGGGGTAAAAAACAAGAAGCTTCTTTTGCTCCTCTATCACGTTATCTTCCAAAGAATGTGCTTCTTCGTTGTGAAGAATCTACCCAGAAATGCTTTAGATCCGAACTGTTTATAAGGAAAAATTTTCTTTGCGTTAGATCCAACCAGCTTgtaaggggaaaaaaaaagattttcctgatgaaaaatttcaaagaTCAAGATCAGCTCAAGTGCTAGCCTTTTCGCTTTGGTAAAGTTCTGATATTATTCTGGCTTTaaaccagaaagaaaaggagaaaaattcAAAGTATTCAGAAAAGAATCTTTTTAGAGTAGTTTTTAGTTTGgaaaagatatcaattttgattATGTTTTCTATGAGCTACAGAGAATTGGAAAGAGGAGTAGAtcgggggaagagagagagatggcggTGAATCGGCGTCCGTGCTTCCTTGTCGCCGTGGGCTTCTGCCTTCTCGCGATCTGGGCCGTCCGATCCGAGTCCCGTGACATCCGGCCGTCGGAGCACGGGCTGGTGTACCAGACCGACCCCGGCCCACCGTCCCCGGAGATGGCGGCCTTCTTCCATGGCCGACCCACGGTGGCGCTCCCCGAGGCGCGGAACGCCACCGATTGGCCCTGGCGGGTGGCGCCGCCCGGGCCGGACCGGTCCGCGGGAAGGAAGCGGGCGAGGGTGGCGCTGCTGGTCGCCGGCGTTGTGTGCGGCGTCGTGGGGGTCGCCCTGCTCGCCGCCGCGGCGGTGGCGTACGTAGTCCACGCCCGCCGGTCCAGACCTGGGGGCGGTCCCGGTTCGGGTTTCGGCGTGGGTCGGCGGAGAAGCAGCCCGGAGGTCCGGTTAGGAGCCGCGTGAAGGTGAGGTCTGGAGAGAGAGGTGGTGCGTGAAGATCATCACTCGACGAATAACCTGAGCCGCCTGATCATGATCTAGTGGTTAATGGAGGAATGGTCCGACGTTTCTGCAACGACGCGTGGTTTCTTGGGTTCCAGCCTGCTCTTAATCTTGGATAAGTTCTTATTCTTCTCATGCAATCACATAATATGTTTATAGTAATCTTGATGTACGGATCACTTGTTTCGTTATGTAATCTTTTTGATTCTTAGGTGTGGTATTTGGTGATGATTATTGAAGCGGTTTCTTCTAACAATTGTGAGGATTAAAGGATCTATACCGGCCAATCATAAAACACCTAATGCAAGTATGCAACTAGGTGAGATTGGATTTGCTTAATTCTTGAGTGTTAGGAAACTATCCACCTGTGAGATCTGTACCTACCTTTTGGTCTCCTATGTTTTCCTGAATATGATTGATGCAGGGCCAACCAATAAATTTTGACTTGATGAAGGTTTTGGCCTGGATTAATAATGAGAAAAGCATCTTAGGACCCATAAGTGTGTGGCAGCTAACAATGGTTAGTTGAATTATTTATGGCAGTCACATGTATTTGGGAGCTATGAAAGGAGAGAACTTGGAGATCACAAGCATCTTTGATGTTATTCCACTCAGACTAGCCATCTCAATGCTAAAGAAACTGAGAGAATAACGCCCTTAGTTGGACTAGCCATCTCAAAGCGAACTAATGGGCCATCTAGTTCCTTGCAACTAGAGATTATATTGTAGCAGGAGTCACAGgggcatcagcattggtactgcTTGTATCCAGAAGTTGCAGCTCTCTATCCCTCTTCTTGGGCTCTCTAGTCAAACAGCGGCCAACCAACATCTGTTCCAGCAATGGAAATGCCACATTTCGTGGCCATTTCAGGCAATCATTTCTTAGTAATCCGCAACAATCGTTGGTTGAACCATTGGTCCATTGATTCTAGGGGTGTAAATGAGTCAGATCAAATTGGGTCTTGAGTGATCCTGACCCAATCCAATtttttgattagattctaatGCTGGACCTATACTCAACCCAATAGAAAGTTGGATTCAATTGGATTGGATCCATGATTAAAATTTTTGACCCACCAGGACATCTGGATCAGATCAAGTTCATGTATAATCTAacctgatccaaaaaattaggATTCTGGTCGAGTTTAGGTTAAATGTAGCTAACTATATTTTAATTACCACATACTTAACCACTACACAAAATAGATAAGAGATAATactctcaaaaaaattatgatataaaataattttaaatccatcTTTATGTTAAAGATATTGCTCATataaatcttaaatcataatttaaaAGACTCAAACATATTTGGATCTTAATAATATACCAAATTTGGTCAGGTTAGATCCAAATTTAATAAATACAAACCCAATCTAGAAAATGGAATAGGTTAAAATTTAGAATCCAACCCAACCCCTTAAAACAAGTTAGATCGAGTCTAAGTGAGTTAAATCAAGTCGGGTCATGGTTCAACCCAACCTATTTACAGCTTTAATTGACCGATCATGACTGAAACTTTGAATTTGTAACCATCCATATTTATACAGACAAAATTAACATTCTATTAAGTATGCCTTGAGTTTATAAGCTTTAGAAAAGCAAAAGCAAGGCTTCTTTCCGAAGTAGAATGAGTGGAGAGCACAAATCTTATAATTTGTAATCTCCAATATTCTATAATAAAATATGTGCATCATCTATGTCCGTGGACATAATAGACCGAACCATATAAATATGCACATTCTTGTTTTCTTCTTATTTTGTTATTCTTCGTCTCCGTCATGCATAACggatttttttcataaaacttCACGTGAAACAACTAGCTGATGTTCGGAATAATCTTTTTGCGGTGAACATTGATAATCCATAAATTCAACACCACCAAAACTAGAAACTACGGATTCAACAATCTCCTCCTACCACATCAGTTGAGGTAAACTTTGAAGTTTAATCCAGAAATGATATTTTAGATCAGCAGGAACACTTCCAATGTGAAGATATTCCAGGGCTTAACACAAAATCACGCCCACCCATAGGAAAATAAAAATGCTTTGTTGTGCAATATCCCATGGAACCtctcaagagtcaaaaaaaaaaaaaaaaaaaaaaaaggtctaaAGATAAAGACTGTTAAGCAAGTATACGTATTGGTACCTTCCATCTCTACTAATTGTTGATGCAAAGCTTCAAATGCTGCTCCAAATACTATTCCAAGGAAATTTGGAGCGCCCTAAACCAGAAGAATGCCTACATTATAGAAACTTTGGGGGTGGTTGATTGAGGACAATTGAGGTCTGGAATGGAAATCAGAATAGAAGACTCACATTCCAACTGTTTAGTTGGAGAGAgtttcattctgatttcgatttcgattccgattccaagaAGAAAGTTAGAATGgttgactccc
The sequence above is a segment of the Elaeis guineensis isolate ETL-2024a chromosome 7, EG11, whole genome shotgun sequence genome. Coding sequences within it:
- the LOC105049093 gene encoding uncharacterized protein isoform X2; this encodes MAVNRRPCFLVAVGFCLLAIWAVRSESRDIRPSEHGLVYQTDPGPPSPEMAAFFHGRPTVALPEARNATDWPWRVAPPGPDRSAGRKRARVALLVAGVVCGVVGVALLAAAAVAYVVHARRSRPGGGPGSGFGVGRRRSSPEVRLGAA
- the LOC105049093 gene encoding uncharacterized protein isoform X1 — protein: MPFKIPQTGSKERIGKRSRSGEEREMAVNRRPCFLVAVGFCLLAIWAVRSESRDIRPSEHGLVYQTDPGPPSPEMAAFFHGRPTVALPEARNATDWPWRVAPPGPDRSAGRKRARVALLVAGVVCGVVGVALLAAAAVAYVVHARRSRPGGGPGSGFGVGRRRSSPEVRLGAA